From Juglans regia cultivar Chandler chromosome 9, Walnut 2.0, whole genome shotgun sequence:
TTCAGGAACAGATATAATTAgcttcttattcaaaatttcaaacactATTATAGTTGAACAGCCACCACACCGCAGTTTCTGTCGATTCTTCTCTGTTGTTTTAAGTTTTCTAGGCAGTTTCAGCAACTCAAAGCAATTATAACAAGTTATGAATGGGGCACCATCTGCTACAGGATGGCAACACAACCTATTCCCCTGGGCTGCCACCTCTAGTCTCGGACGAATATCGCCAAGACCATCAACGTCTGAATCAAGTTCACTGGTCCATACTTTATGCGTCAGTGGGTCCCGAGAGGTCAACTGAGCAGGACTAGCAAATTGAGCATTGTAACTTTGTGGCCCAAGTTCATCATGATGGTAGAAATTTGAATTGATAGAATCCCGCTGAATCCTTCTATTGCCAAACACAGTGGCTGGAATTCGTGGAGGAACTTGCCAACTCTGTTCAAGACAGCGTGAACAAGAGCATGCAGGCTGGTTATAAAAGGTTTTGGGCTGATATGAAGCAAATGGATCTTGATTGAATTCCATGTACTGGCGTCGTAAGTATTCATGAGGTTCTCGTTGTGGGTATTGACTGAGTGGTTGATGGAGAGGCTTCCTTGTCATTTGAGGCTGATAAGATTCATCATATACAGGAAACTCATTCATGACATGCCTTGGAGGAGGATGGAAGTTCGTTGGTCCCATGTTATGGAGATTCATGAAAGGCACATTTCCATGTGTATGATTGAAATAAGGGGGCCTTAGAAGATGCCTATCTGGGGCCTTATATACATCCCGGCCAACATTAGGATCAGGCAGAGTCCTATCAACAGGGACCAACGGTTTATCGTCCACAGAACGAGATCTGGAAACTTGATCTTTCAACTTATCCAACTTCCTGAGCAGTTCAGCTCGATTACATTCTAGTTGTTCAACTTTGTTACGCCCATCAAAATCACTATCATGCTTGATCTGCTCGCCATAGCCATAAAATGAGTCTGGCTGAAAGTTTGAGGGTCCCTCGTAGGGATAAGCAAAAGTTGGATATTCCCTCTGAGAAGCAACTGCCCCGGGGTTTCTGTAAAAGCCCCCAAACCCATCCCTTTCCACACCCCATCGCTCTCTATTTGTTGAAGACCTTAGCCAGGCCGAATTTTCTCCAGTACTCGAACCAACGAACTCGGACCTATTCATATTCGTATGATCATGATCGTCTCCACGAGCCCAATAGTCTTCCGGGCGTTCCGGCAATCCCACATGTCTACCATGGAACCTAGTTTCTCTCTCTGTGCCATTTTGTCCAAGCCTCGAGTCCTTAACTTCTTCCCTAACATTTCCATCATTATCAGTCAGAACCTCTTTATACTCGGCTTTTGATAAAGAATTACCAATCGAATTGACCCTTGTTTCTCCGAAGATTTTCCCTTCATTCATATTCACTTCAAtcccatcattctccctctcaGTCCCAGAAGCACTGCCTAAACTACCACCCCCATTCTCAGACAAACCCTCCAATTTCTCAGAAGACCCTCTACCCAACATATTATCAGATATCACCAAGAACCCATCACCACCAGGGGCATTCTTCTTCGCTGtataaccaaaataaaaattcaacctCCCAAACCAGTAAAACAGTATTATTTAAGTTTCcgactcttttttatttatttattttccttttgctcATTTTGATTTCTCATCGACCAAACGAAGAAGGAGAAGTAAAGAACAGAATAAAACTCGGACGGAGAAAGGAGAAAGAGCGGAAAAGTAAGCGTACCTCGGAGAACAGCACCACAACCACCACAACTGTAAACAGAATAGTCAGGGAGCTCGGGTAGGTCGTTTCCACACTCGGGGCAACGAACTACTCAAAATTTGGACCCCTCAGCCATTAGCAAGCATCGAAATCCAGACCCAGAACCAGAACGCCAACTAAAATTATCAAAACGCTCAAAACAAGCCCAACCCGCCTCGAAACCCACAAACCCTCTTACATCAAAAACCTCAAAAACTTacaaaacaacaacaatatatacCGGAGACAAGTAGAATGCGAGGCAGAAATGAAGTAGATTCCCCATATGAGGATATCACGTATCTCTAGTATGAGAATATCTACTAATTACTTTTCCAAGTcccacaatataaaataaaaataaataaattcaacgACCCCAACTTTTATACGTGTAGTATGACTTGTTTAATGACATTGTTAGTCAGAAAACACCACCACTTGGTACTTCAACGTCGTCGTAATTTCTGAAGAAATAGAACTCGGAACAAATCGGGAAAATAAAGCCTTTTAAACCCTTGATTATTGgtaaagaaaatgaaggttGACCGATTATAATATCATGACAAGAGTTTTGATCAtgatagtataaaaataaatttataaattatcatgattttatataatacattatatttattttacaataaaaataattttataatttaaaatattatcatatcaatttataaatttatttttataaaacttttttataattaaaatatttctctaatatCATTTGTTATTAGCCTCTAATTTATTCTAAATAAACTTCTTTATGATATTCTGACAATGTCAACATGAATCTTGCTTCAGATCTCAATAAACAAGAAGGTAGTAGTTGCTTCACAGCATAATTTTCATGAGAGATGAAAAGGAAATGCTTAAttaagacttttttattttttcaaaacttctcaattcatcttattttattttatataattattataatctttttaaatttttatataaaataaaataaataatttaatttttttaaattttaaaataaaaataatattaaaaaatattttttaataatatttttttaatttttaatttttatcttaactcaatttatctcatctcatcttatctcatctataaatACAAACGTGGCTTAAGTCTATTATCAGGATATTTATGATTCAATGACTAATCAGCAAATGTAAACACAGTTTACGTGGGCTTTATATCTTTAACCCTTTGGCATTTTCGTCATAaaaagagtaattttttttatgtatttttttaatcattataaataatttttaaaaaaataaaaaattcataatattattaaaaaatatatttttaatcattcagtgaaaaaaaaaatttatttgagacATTTTTTAGATCCgaacccaaagcatttctcattttattatgtGAATAAAAACTTAGAGGGCATGTCACACCGCTCGTGGACCTCCCTGTCCGAGTTAAAAGTCAAAAACGTGTTCGCGTTTCAAGACAAGTCAGCCACGCGGCATAGTTCTATGTGAATGTGTTATTCcaaatttttggaatttttttcttGACCTAGCTTTAAGCCAACGGGCAATAATGTAGAGATAGACAGCGGGGCTCCGGGCAGGTTTGgtacatcaaccaaaacataaaattctcatctcatttcatctcatcattatatttttttcaaattttcatacaaaatattataaacaattcaactttttaaaatcccaatacacctttttcaaatcccaaaacaataataatattaaaatttaatattttaaacttcaaaacaaaacacaaaattctcatctcactccccaaacctacccttactGCCCCGTCTTGTTTCTGTCCCGTCTCTGTATGGGTGGACGGGCTATCCAGCTTGGTCCATGCAAGGGCGGGTCCCCTGCCCCACATAGAGAGATGTCCCGCCTCcgctttatatataaattatttatttatttatttatatatatatatatataatttattaaatacttaaaattatattcaagtcattgaaTTGTTTTAACCTCTTAGGCCAATTAagtctcacattacttaaggatgactattgtattgcattaGCCTTCTATATAAAAGTTGGTCTAAGAgaccaaatcaatccaaaatctaactctaatgaatttaagtttttttttatatttataaattttaatttattatttaaattatattataatttgggtctaaaaaaatatttttagactaatttttttttttaaatacaatgtGGTGCCTAGGTGGGGGGTGAGACGGATTGAATTTTTTCCCCCGCCTCCCGGCACCGGGGCAGGGGGAAACCCCCAACCCCTGCATGGTGCGGGGCAGGGTGCGGCGGGAtacccccgccccgcaccatgcgggtatcacccctacaATAATGTTATGATTCTTCGATTCCCAATTCAATGGTTCTATGATTAAAACCGtgttatatataagaaaaatttacatgtatttaagaaaaaattataaaaaaattattttttcacatatcagttattaatatgttaaaaatcataaaatttaattaaaaaaataacaaaataaatcttataaataaattgtaaatacatatagcattactctatatataaagaTACATATCTGGTACCTTATTAATTGTATGAAGTCTAAGTTCTAACTtattagaaacaagaaaaaaaaactagcaatttcatggaaaagagagaaaagtattttagatttgagaaatgttttagttataaagagattttataaaaataaatttaattgttgtgacttcatataatacgtcaatatgataaaatagatctaacgtatcacataaagtcacatcaatttatgagttcacttttataaaatctatttatgtatatagtagcacttctaaaaaaataatatttttaaacagaCACATAaaatagagtaatactaaaCATACAAAtcctttaagaaaataaaatccattatattatttcaagttggtccttttcttcttttttaatttgtacaaAACTTGCGGCTCCTAAGCAAACCCAAGTCATTTTACTAGAGCTAAAACTTGGAGTAGCTCGCAATCTCGTCCGATTTCAGACACAATGGGCTTGTTCCCTCATCCACTATCTAAAGCCCAGCTTTTAATTAAGACACTGGCAACTCGGcctataaaagaaagaaatatgggCTTTTTGGGCCCCCACTGAATCAACTCTGGCTCCAATGAACAATCACTCATGTTTGATTCAGCAAATTCAGTGTGCTAGAGCATTGCAAAACATGAATTTGCGGGGGCATCGGCGTCCCCTTTCCTTCCCACTATATTATGGTGGGACAccattcatattttataattattttataaattattttaaaattaattaacgtcactttattaataaaatattttaattttatataactaccCTTTACTTTAAATAGAGTTATAAAATTGGCATAGACTAAttgtaagtttatcatttttctttcataattatattttaaattctaaaaaataacatatcatatccTTTTAACTACAATGCGCTAATTGTAGTTGAAGGATACAATGTGTTAGTTTTGATTAgttagtataaaatataaatcctcTATACatttaaaagtgaaaaatacaTAAGGTCTCGAATCAAATCtccatttttctaatatttaacAGCCAAACGGTGGAAGTTCACGGCTTGAAGCAATATAGGTTACAATCGTGAGGCATGCTTGTCCCAAACTACATCCCAAATAGAACATGACACtcaaaaagagagaatttaTACAAAGATAACTGCACGGAATTTgactatttgaaacttgtacaaattatttctcttttaaataatattatcgGGTCGAAATCCTATAATAATCTTACATGATCCCTAAGTATgatggaaattattttatacttcaTGTCTTCTGCTAAACTTTATACCATGATTATGTCGTGCTGTGAGCAATTTGGAGACCCTTATGATGAATGGCAATCAGCCCTTCAGATTCTGCAGGCAATCTCAGTTTTACATCTTTCTTCTTGCATAACCCTACACTGCAACATATACTAAAAAGCCTGCTTCTAAGCTTT
This genomic window contains:
- the LOC109022181 gene encoding uncharacterized protein LOC109022181; the protein is MLGRGSSEKLEGLSENGGGSLGSASGTERENDGIEVNMNEGKIFGETRVNSIGNSLSKAEYKEVLTDNDGNVREEVKDSRLGQNGTERETRFHGRHVGLPERPEDYWARGDDHDHTNMNRSEFVGSSTGENSAWLRSSTNRERWGVERDGFGGFYRNPGAVASQREYPTFAYPYEGPSNFQPDSFYGYGEQIKHDSDFDGRNKVEQLECNRAELLRKLDKLKDQVSRSRSVDDKPLVPVDRTLPDPNVGRDVYKAPDRHLLRPPYFNHTHGNVPFMNLHNMGPTNFHPPPRHVMNEFPVYDESYQPQMTRKPLHQPLSQYPQREPHEYLRRQYMEFNQDPFASYQPKTFYNQPACSCSRCLEQSWQVPPRIPATVFGNRRIQRDSINSNFYHHDELGPQSYNAQFASPAQLTSRDPLTHKVWTSELDSDVDGLGDIRPRLEVAAQGNRLCCHPVADGAPFITCYNCFELLKLPRKLKTTEKNRQKLRCGGCSTIIVFEILNKKLIISVPEETKQISAEAEDGSEEVLNESDPSSDGCLDAGNIHSCLVDFHNSGHNLDLTHNRQGPKTLSISSCPEGSPDTVILQGNVSHTTEQPLKDDLSPKHSVSKYGQGNNSKRVDQDKEALGRITSRQNSIEDMPVATELDVSFNDYLNTCLSQDSVEASKEKDLPKTNKSSSFFVGFIKKSLREFSTPTQSLDEKLNVSVNGHPIPDHLVKKAEKLAGPIQSGDYWYDPQAGFWGVMGHTCLGIIPPFIEEFNYPMPTNCAGGNTGVHVNGRELNQKDLDLLVSRGLPPTGDKFYLVEISGRVVDEDSGKELDGLGKLAPTVEKAKHGFGMKVPRRFR